DNA from Polycladomyces zharkentensis:
TGCCGCGGATGTTTGCTTCCCGCGGAGACCGGCTCAATTTCTCCAACGGCATCATCGTGTTGGCCTTGGCCGCAATCGGGTTGATCGTGGCGTTTGAAGGAGAAGTGGAACGGTTAATCCCCTTGTATGCGATCGGTGTCTTTTTATCGTTCACCTTGTCCCAAACCGGGATGGTGGTTCGCAGGTGGAAGCAGCGCAACCCGGGCTGGATGCGCAAATTGGCGATCAACGCCGCGGGTGCGGTCGTCTCGTTCATCGTCCTGCTGATTTTCGCCGTCACCAAATTTACGGAAGGCGCTTGGATCGTGGTATTGGTGATACCGGTGTTCATCTTCGCCTTTTATCAAGTTCGGAAACACTATGAGGCTGTCGCGGAAGAGTTGCGCATCGACATCGCCACCGACAAACCGGAAAAGAAAGATCATGTGATTATCATCCCTGTCGGGGGTATCAGCCGCGTCGTTCGCAACACGATCGCCTACGCCAAGACGATCGGGGATGACGTGGTGGCAATCCACGTGGCCTTCACCGAGGAAGATGCGGAGAAGATGGAGAAAAAGTGGGAGCAATGGAATCCCGGCGTCCGCCTCGTTGTCACCCGTTCCCGTTTCCGAAGCGTCAACGGCCCCGTGCTGAGGTTCATCGACATGGTCCAGGAACGGGTAGGCGACAACCTGATTACCGTCCTGATCCCTGAATTCATCCCCCGCAGGTGGTGGCAGCGCTTTTTGCACAACCAATCCGCGCTGTGGCTGCGTTTCCTGCTGTTGTTGAGAAAAGATGTCATCGTCTCCACAGTGCCGTTCCATTTGCGCAAATGAAACCATCAAGAAAGCCCGACCTGTCATCGACGCAGGTTGGGCTTTGCTTATTACGCCGGATGGATGGCTCCGTCTCCCACCGTCACTTCCGGCACGTTTTCTCCGGCAGACTGAAGGAACTTTTGCCTCCACTCTTTTTGAGCCTCTTGCTTCCGCCGCTTTTCATGGCAATGGACCTGTTGGTCAAACTTTTCGATCGCGGGATATGGCATATACATCAATGGATTTATTCCATTTTTTTATGCTTCCGGACAGCTTCATTCCCAGTCTTTGAGCAACTCGTACTGAAGGTGCATTGGAAGGATCGATGAGTGAGATCAATCTCGGTGAATCTAAATGTTTGAAGCCCCAGTCGCGACATCCTTTCGCCGCTTCAGTAGCAAATCCTTGTCCCCAATAATCCCTTGCGAACAAATACCCGATTTCGATTTCAGGTTGTCCGTTTACTTCCTGGGGGACTAAACCGCATTGGCCAACAAATACACCATCATTTTTTCGCTCAACAATCCACAGCCCGATTCCAAACTGATCGTAGTTGGACTGTGTCCATTTGATCCACTTCATCGTTTCGTCGAAAGTCTTCGTGCCAGGATAAAAAGACATGGCTATTGGATCTGAAAAAATTTTCAGTAAGTTTTCGGCATCATCCATCGTCATCTTGCGTAATCTGAGTCTTTCTGTCTCCAAGATGTTCATGATCTTCCCCCTGAAGAAAAAATGCCGGTATCTCCAACGCCAGTCCTCAATATCCCCTACCCTTGGTGACAGCTTTGCCGGTATGGCCCCTATGGGAATGACAGGAAGAGGGAGATGAGCCATTCCCCGGTTCATTGTCCGACCGCCGTAATTCATGTTCGGGTCCCCTTTTCAAGTTGTCACCGTCACTTTTATTCCCCGCCGGCAATCGTCCTTCCTCCCAAAAAAGAAACACTCCTTTCAAAAGAAAGGAGTGCGGCTCCCATCAAACCCTGGGCAAGGTGATTCCCCGTTGATGTTGGTATTTTCCCTGTTTGGCCCGGTACGACACCTCACACGCCTCATCGCTTTCGAAGAACAGCACTTGGCAAAGTCCCTCGTTGGCGTAGATTTTGGCGGGAAGCGGCGTCGTATTGGAAATTTCCAGCGTAACGTGTCCCTCCCATCCCGGCTCGAACGGGGTCACATTGGTGATGATTCCGCACCGGGCGTATGTTGATTTGCCCACACAAACGGCCAGCACGTTTTCCGGGATGCGAAAATACTCTACCGACCGAGCCAATGCAAACGAGTTGGGCGGGATGATGCAAACATCTCCCTTAAAGTCGATGAAAGAGTTGGAATCGATCTGTTTCGGATCGATGATGGTGTTCAGCGCGTTATGGAAAATCTTGAATTCATCGGCCACACGCAGATCGTACCCGTAACTGCTCAGGCCGAAACTGACGGCTTCTCCCTTACCGACGTTCCGGTCAATGAACGGCTCGATCATGCCGTGTTCCAAAGCCATTTTTCGAATCCACTTGTCCGATTTGATCGTCATTTCCCATACGACTCCTTTTCTCCCATTTCATAGATTCCCGACTGCATTCCAACCGATATGATACGACAGACAATCACGATTGCAAAGAGACCGGGGCAGGAAAACGGCAAAAAACAATAGCCGTTGTATCAGGGTGTCTCTATTCTACCATATTTGATGTAGAAAAAAGGATCATCCGGGACAATCATCCTCAAACACAAAAATCCGGTCAAGTATTCCCTTGACCGGTGAGACTGCCGACCCATTTGATCCATTCACGGTTCCGGGTGCCGTTCTCTCTCCCGCTCCTGAATCGCAGCGCACTCATGGCAGCGAGTTCGAATTTCCCGTCGTGCGGAACAGAGACGGAAAACAGGAGTCCGCGGACTTTGCCGGCAACGATCCTTGCCGGTATGAACGGTTATCGTTCGCCGAAGACGGCTGTGCGCTTTCACTGCGTTTTTGTCAACAACCTCAACCGGTTCATCACCGGTTGGAAGCGACTGAGACCGTTCGGATCGACAATGCCTGATCCAAATCGTTCAACAGGTCATCCACATCCTCCAATCCGACGGACAGCCGGAGCAATCCGTCGGTGATCCCATGTTGCTCCCGTACATGTTGCGGCATGGCAGCATGGGACATCTTGGCCGGATAGGAGAGGATGCTTTCCACCGCACCCAGGCTGACCGCCACGATGGGGAGACGTACGCGACTCAGCACCTCCCGCGCCCGTTCTCCTGATCCGACGTCAAACGACAGCACCGCACCGTGTCCGCTGGATTGTTGACATTGCAAACGATGGCCGGGGTGTGAGGGAAGCCCCGTGTAATACACCCGTTGTACTTCGGGGTGATTCGCCAACGCACGGGCGATCGTTTCCGCGGAACGGGTGGCAGTGTCCATCCGGGTTTTGAGCGTTTTGATTCCCCTGAGAACCAACCAGGCATCCTGCACACCCAACACCGCACCGATCGCGTTTTGCAGGAAGCCGATCCGTTCGGCCAAGTCCGGATCTTTTACGGCCACCAAACCGGCCACGACGTCACTGTGCCCACCAATGAATTTGGTCGCACTGTGAATGACGATGTCTGCCCCCAACAACAAAGGATTTTGATAGACCGGACTCAAAAACGTATTGTCCACCATCAGCAGCGCACCGTGACGGCGGGCAATCTCCGCCGTACCGGCAATATCCGTCACCTTGAGGGTGGGGTTGGAAGGCGTTTCGATGTAAATTCCCTTGGTGTTGGGACGGATCGCCGCCTCCACCCGGTTCAGATCGGTCGTGTCGACAAAGTCAACCGTAATGCCCAATCGGGGCAACACTTCGGCCATCACCCGATAAGTGCCACCGTACAAGTCCTGGGAAGCCACGAGATGGTCCCCGCTGGAAAACAGCAGCAATACGGTGGAGACGGCCGCCATTCCTGACGAAAAGGCGAATCCGCGGGAGCCGCTCTCCAGCTCGGCGATGGTCTTCTCCAACGCTTCCCGCGTGGGATTGCCCGACCGCGCGTAATCGTACCGTCCCGGTTGATCCAAATCAAACTGGTGATAGGTGGATGCGAGATACATGGGTATACTGGCCGCCCCCGTCCGGGGGCAAATCTCGTTACCATTGTGGAGCAATCGGGTCGCGAACTTCATCCCGTTTTTCCTCCTTCCATACCCGTTCCGCCTGATCGAGCGCCTGCGCCAGATCAGCGATCAGGTCATCCACATACTCGATCCCGACCGACAGCCGAAGCAGACGATCGCACACCCCGACTTTGCGTCGCGTTTCTTCCGGGATGTCGGCATGTGTTTGCGTGTGCGGATACGTGATGAGCGTTTCCACTCCGCCCAGGCTCTCCGCAAACGCGATCAACCGCAACGAAGACAAGAGCGGCCCCACCAATGCGGGCGATTTCACGCGGAACGACAACATGCCGCCGCCCCCGTCGGCTTGTTTGGTCTGTACTTCCCACGTCTCCGACTGCAACGCGGGATAGAACACTTCATCCACCAGCGGGTGCTGACGGAGGAAATGGGCCAATTGATAAGCGTTTTCCTGATGCTTCTCCATCCTCAGCGCCAACGTCTTCATCCCGCGAAGCAACAACCATGAATCCTGCGGTCCCAGCACGGCGCCGATCGCGTTGTGCAGCCCCGCCATCCGTTCGCTCAACTCGTCTCCCTTGGTCACAATCAAGCCAGCCAATACATCATTGTGTCCGCCCAAATATTTGGTCGCACTGTGAATGACGATATCCGCCCCGCACTCGATCGGACGCTGGAAATACGGCGTCATAAACGTGTTGTCGACAATCGTGATCAAACCGTGACATCGCGCGATTTCACAGACAGCACGCAAATCGGTTACCTGCAACAGGGGATTGGTGGGCGTCTCGACGAAAAAGGCGCGCGTTTCCGGACGGATGGTTGCCTTTACTTCGTCCAGACGGCGGAAATCGACATAGCTGAAAGAAAGACCATACCGTGTCATCAACGATTCAAACAGCCGGTACGTTCCTCCATACAAATCGAGCGAAACGATCAAATGATCCCCCCGCGCAAACAATCCCATGACCGTTTGCACGGCGGCCATCCCCGAGCTGCATGCGAATCCGGCCGTCCCACCCTCCAGACGGGCGATCGCTTCTTCCAACACCGCCCTGGTCGGGTTGGCGGTCCGGGTGTAATCATATCCCGTGCTTTGGCCCAATCCCGCATGTCGATAGGTTGTCGAATAATACACCGGATAACTGATCGCCCCGGTGTTGGTCTCTTTGTTTGAACCCAGCTGGGCCAGTTGTGTCTCAATCCGCATGCCATTGTTCCCCCTATTCCCATAACCGTACGGAAAGTCTATTTCGGTCATATCGTTTACACAGACGGAGACGTGCTTTCCCGCTTGTCCCGTCCGGAAAACACGTCCCCTGATTCATCCCGTCATCATCGCTTCGCCCGAATCACCGTCTCTCTTCTCCCTCTGCAATCCGCGATGGCGACATCCAATGAGCCGGCTCATCGGTTGTCATGCCAAATCCTCCTCCAGGAGCGATCGATGACGGGATTTCCTTGAGAGACCGGTTTTCATCCTCCAATTCATTTAAATGGTCCTGACATCAAGCGGTGACGACTTGTTGACTTTTCTTCAACGCCTGATCCAGATCAGCGATCAAATCGTCCACCGACTCAATTCCCACGGACAAGCGTACCAGTTCCGGTGTTACGCCTGCGGCCAACTGTTCTTCTTCCGTCAACTGCTGATGAGTGGTGCTGGCCGGATGAATCACGAGGGATTTGGCGTCACCCACGTTGGCCAGGTGAGAGAAGAGGCGTAAGTTTTCGATGAGTTTTTTGCCCGCTTCCAAACCACCTTTGATACCGAACGTGAAAATGGCGCCTTGCCCTTTGGGCAGATATTTTTTCGCTTTTTCGTACGACGGATGGCCTTCCAATCCCGGATGACTCACCCACTCCACCAGTTCGTGTTCCTGGAGGAACCGGGCAACCCGAAGCGCGTTCTCGCTGTGCCGTTCCATTCTCAGATGCAACGTTTCCAACCCTTGCAAGAACAAAAACGCATTGAACGGAGAAATGGATGCCCCGATGTCCCGCAGCAATTGAACCCGAGCCTTGATGATGTATGCCAGCGGTCCGACCGCTTCCGTGTAGGAAACCCCGTGATAGCTGGGGTCCGGTTCGGTCAATTCCGGGAATTTGCCGTTGGTCCAATCGAATTTGCCCGAATCCACAATCACCCCACCGATACTGGTGCCGTGACCGCCGATGAATTTGGTGGCCGAGTGGACCACGATGTCCGCCCCGAACTCAATCGGCCGGCACAGGTACGGAGTGGCCAGCGTATTGTCCACGATCAGCGGCAAGCCGGCATCATGCGCCACTTTGGCCACGGCCTCCACATCCAGCACGTCCATTTTGGGGTTGCCGATAATCTCCGCATAAACGGCCCGCGTCTTTTCATTGATCGCCTTTTTGAAATTTTCCGGATCGGAAGGGTCGACGAACCGCACGGTAATTCCCAGCTTGGGAAAGGTATGGTGGAACAGGTTGTACGTGCCGCCGTACAGGCTGCTGGATGAGACGATTTCGTCTCCGGCTTTGGCGATGTTCAGGATGGAGTAGGTGATTGCCGCCTGACCGGAACTCGTCGCCAGCGCACCGACGCCTCCTTCCAGCGCGGCCACCCGCTTTTCAAAAACATCTTGTGTCGGGTTCATGATGCGGGTGTAGATATTGCCGAATTCTTTCAATGCAAACAAATTGGCCGCATGTTCCGTATCATTGAATACATAGGAAGTGGTTTGGTAAATCGGTACCGCTCGGGCATTGGTCGTCGGGTCAGGTTCTTGGCCACCGTGGACCGCCAACGTTTCCAAACCGTATTGTTGCGTATCGCTCATCACCATCATCCTTTCGCAGGGATTGAACGCTTTGGGGTATCTCTCCGCATACCCTGTGGGTCGTGTGAGCCTCTCTCTCGCTCTTGCAACACACACTCAGAAGGGCACGCCTGCCAAAAGCCGCCTTTCCGATTGGTGACGGAAGCCTGCAACAGTGGAATGAAAAAGCCTCTTCTCCGATAAGAGAAGAGGCTTTGGATACGCCAGCTCTCCTCTCTTATCTCTCGGAAACCGTTGGCGGCGGTTTCCGCAGGAATTGGCACCTTCCGGTTCGTACAGACCGGGGTTGCCGGGTTTCATCGGGCCAGTCCCTCCACCACTCTCGATAAGAGATTCCAAATCCGATTCAATTGTATCGACAATCAGAAAACTTGTTTTTCATTATACCGGTCTCTCATGTCGCCGTCAACCGCTTTTTAAAGAAAATGTTCCGTCATTGATTCCGTTCCGAATTCCATCTAAAATGGTGATAGATTGCTCATTTTCGGGTCAGGGCGTGTTGATATGCGCCCACACATCAAATTTATTCATCCAAGGAGGCCATCATGTCACGAAACCAAGCGTTGATCGAACTGACGGACAAATACGGCGCCAGGAACTATCATCCCCTGCCGATCGTGATATCCAAGGCGGAAGGCGTCTGGGTGGAGGATGCCGACGGCAACAAGTACATGGACATGCTGAGCGCCTATTCGGCATTGAACCATGGACACCGCCATCCCCGCCTGATCGCGGCGTTGAAAGAACAAGCGGATAAAGTCACTTTGACCTCCCGTGCTTTCCATAACGATCAGCTGGGACTTTTTTACGAAAAAGTGGCTCAACTGACGGGCAAAGAGATGATCTTGCCGATGAATACCGGTGCCGAGGCGGTGGAAACCGCCCTCAAAGCGGCCCGGCGCTGGGCGTATGACGTGAAGAAAGTGCCGGAAAACCAAGCGGAAATCATCGTCTGTGAAAACAACTTCCACGGCCGGACCATCACCGCGGTCTCCCTCTCGTCCAGTGACGAGTACAAACGCGGATTCGGTCCGTTGACCCCCGGCTTCAAAATCATTCCGTACGGTGATGTCGAAGCGCTGAAAGCGGCCATCACGCCCAACACGGCCGCCTTCCTGGTGGAGCCGATCCAAGGGGAAGCGGGCGTCATCGTGCCGCCGGAAGGATATCTGCGTGAAGCCTATCAAGTATGTAAAGAGCACAACGTCCTGTTCATCGCCGATGAGATCCAAACCGGCTTCGGGCGGACCGGCCAACTGTTCGCCTGCGACTGGGAAGACGTCCGGCCGGACCTGTATGTGATGGGGAAAGCGTTGGGTGGCGGCGTGATGCCGATCTCCGCCGTGGCTGGCGACAAAGAAGTGATGGGTGTGTTCGAACCGGGCTCCCACGGCTCCACCTTCGGCGGCAACCCGTTGGCCTGCGCCGTCTCGGTGGCTGCGCTGGATGTGCTGGTGGAAGAAAAATTGCCTCAGCGTTCCCGTGAATTGGGCGAATATTTCATGGCCGAGCTGAAACAAATCCAAAATCCGATCATCAAGGAAATCCGCGGCAAAGGTCTTTTCATCGGAATGGAATTATTCGAACCGGCCCGTCCGCACTGCGAACGTCTGGCTGAAGAAGGATTGCTGTGCAAAGAGACACACGAAAACACCATCCGTTTCGCCCCGCCGCTCACGATTACCAAAGAGGAGCTGGATTGGGCACTGGACAAAATCCGCAAAGTGATGACTGCTTGATCGATGAAATTCGGCCCCCTTGGTTCACGAGGGGGCCGATTGTTGACAAAGTCCTGCGTACTCCGCATTCTTCCATCTGCAAAACGCCGTCTTGTATCCGGACAAGTCACTTGACGATTCACACGGCTAAAGTGTCACAGGCACTTCCTATGGTCATCGTGGGATTCAGCGGAGTCCGAGGTCAATGCCTCTTTTTTCGCCTTGGTTGGCTTCAACGTGATCGGCAAGGCAGTGAACCATTTGCGATTCTTCCTGTAGAGCTTCGCCGTTCCTTGTTTGGCCGTTCCGTCGATGATCCGATCCAACCATTGTTGCTGATATGACCGAGCCACAAACGGAAATCCTGGATCACACAAAATCATCTGGAGAAAACAGTATCCGAGTCACCATAAACTGATACTGCTTTAACTTCGTAGACACCCAGTTTCCGTGTGTTCGCAGACTGGGCGTATTGATATATGTATCCCGGCACACCGATGCGCTTCTCCGGCATAACGACACCGTGCGGAAGTCGCCTTTCATCCCGCGATTGAAGACATGGGATGAAAGGCGACTTTTTCTGTCAATCTCTTTTGTACGGGTGGGCCTTTTCCCCTCTCCTGTTTTGATTCAGCTCAATCATCGATGGAAAAAAGGCCATCCCCCTCTGATTCGTCATCACCGGACACAACCATCGGGTAGATTCGACCGGGAAACAGTGCTCCGTCTCTTGATCCAATAAACGGATTTTAAGGTACTGTCAAGCGATCGCGAAACTTGGCCAATGTTTTCTCCCCGATTCCCGGCACGTTGGCCAGCTCGTCCACTGAGCGAAAAGGACCGTGTTCCTCACGATAACGTATGATCGCCGCTGCTTTGGAAGGGCCGATCCCATCCAGCTGATCGAGCTGTTCCGCTGTGGCGGAATTGAGCGAAATTTTGCCGCCATGATCTGTCGTACTTTTCTGCGTCCCTCCACCGGGGGTTGAAACGGACGCACCGACTACGGGCGGAGGTCCCTGTTCTCCTTTTCGCGGGATATAGACCACCATCCCGTCAGCCAATGGCTGAGCCAAGTTGACCCGATTCAAATCCGCCGACGGTGCCGCACCGCCTGCCTGCTTCATCGCGTCCAGTACACGCGAACCGCCGGACAACTTGTACACACCCGGATGGTTGATCGCCCCCTTTACGTCGACGACAATCTCGGTGGCTTTATCCTTGTTCCCGACAGACGGTTTCGCAGGTTGGACCGGTTTGTAGGCGGGCAGGGTCGGAACTGATGCAGTCTCTTCCTGGCGACTGATCAACAACACGATAAGTCCGATCACAACCAGTGCCAGCACCCCTGTGGCCAGCGCCCATTTATCGATCCGCTGATACCACTTTTCCTCCCACACCCCTTACTCCCCCTTGCCTCATAATCCTCCCCGTTCCTGCATATGGTTTAGGAGAAATGGGCAGCGTCATGCGGATGGGGAGGGAATTGTGATGAAATTCGGCTTCATCGGGACGGGAAGCATGGGGAGCAATCTGGTTCAAGCATTTGTCCAATCCTACGCCATGCAACCCGATCATATCATCGTTTCCAACCGTACACGGGACAAAGCGGAACGGCTGGCTCTGGATTGCCCCGGCATTCACGTGGCCGATCACAACCTGGAAACGGCCAGAAAGGCGGATTGCATCTTTCTCTGCGTAAAACCGGGAGATTTTCGACATGTGTTGGATGAGATACAGGATGTTGTCCGGCCGGATCAATATGTCATTTCCATCACCAGCCCGGTGATGATTCGCGATTTGGAAGAGCATCTGGAAGGGAAAATCGCCAAAGTGATCCCCAGTATTTGTCATGCCGCATTGTCGGGCAACTCTCTTTTGATACCCGGAACCCGTTTTTCGGATGAAGACACTCAGTGGTTATACCAGCTCTTCTCCTGCATCAGCGAGCCGTTGTACATCGACGAGGCCCATACGCGCGCCGCTTCCGATTTGGCCAGCTGTGGCCCTGCGTTTCTTGCCAACATCTTGGAACAATGGACCCGAGCCGCCGTGAAAGTGACCGGACTGCCTGAGGAAACCGCCGTTTCCCTGGTGGAACAGATGGTCATCGGCACGGGAAAATTGCTGTCAGAGAACGGGTTCACACTGCAATCCCTTCAAGACCGGGTGGCCGTTCCCGGCGGGATCACGCGTGAGGGACTGCATCTGTTAAATGACGCCTTCACCCCCTGTTTCACCCGTCTTTTCCAACTGACGCACATGAAATTTTCCGAGGACCTTCACAAGGTGCAACAATCCTTCCAACGCGCTGAGAAAAAACTTTGAGACTCCCCACCCTTGAAAGCGTCGGATTTTCGGGGAGTCCGTTTCCGTTTTGGAAACGTCCGGTTTCAGTGTTCATCCTGTCCGTGAAAGCTCTGCCCAAGACATGTACCTCTATGGGACGGCGTCCCTGTTACCAGTACGGCTGAAGTGTAAAGATTCGTTCGCCACCGGACCCTCATACATGTTGTAACAAACCCGCTACCAGACAGTGTTTGCCAAACGGACAACATTGGTTGCTCTTCCCATCTCCCAAAGGGATGCCGGGACGCCGCCTTTCATATCATTGATGAATATGCCCCAAGGCACTTTCTGTGGGCGCAGGGGGGCAGGCGGCTTCTTCGGTTACTTGAATGATGCTCCCACATGTCATGCCCCGACCAAGCCGCTTTCATTTTACCACGTAATGCATTTTTTGGCATTCCTGTCATGATGATCTCATGACATGCCCCACACGGCCGAAGCACCGGAGGCACTCCCTTTGGTCGCCGTGGACTTTTCGTTTCATCCGGCGGGCAACCCACCTCCATTCGGCTTGGTCCAGGCAGGCGCCGTCGGTCCGGTAATTGTCCCACACGTGCAGCTTTCTCTTCCATGCCCGACCACTGATGATTTTCGTAACGTGTTTTCGCTCACATATTCACAGATTTCCCGCTGCTGTTCTCCGACCGAGCGGTATGCGACGGTAGGGTGATGTCCGAACAGCAACCTTCCGGTACGACCCCAAGGTCGAACAAAAGCAAATCTCCCTCTTGCAACCGGCGGTTGCCTAGTATGCCGTGTGCAGGCCGGACTTTTCCCCAAACAGTACCATCGTGGAGAAAGCCATGGTAGTTAAGTGTTTTCGCCCTTCTCGACTCCATTGCACCCAAATGCTGTCAGACTTGCGTGAGGGACAAAGCCCTCCCGACATCCCAACCCTGAAGCTCGCTCTTTATCAAAAGGCCCGGTTCACGGCTGCACCTGCAACCGGACCGGGCTTGAAGCGGTTCGACATCTCAAGTGGAAGGCCGGTTGGGACCTTTCACTTTTTTTTCTTTGTTCTCATCCACGGCACTGCCCAAGGTCGTTCCTTCCTGCGCCAACTTGGCATCACGGGCTTCGTCCGCTCCGATCGGCGGTAATTTTGAATCGGGTTCCACGCGCATAGACAACTTCCTTTCCTGCGGATTTCCGATCTTCAGATGTGATCGGCGATTATCCTTTAGGATATGGAAGAGATCGATTTCTCATGCAAAAAGAAAAAGCCCGCCCACAAAGCGAGCTGCAACTGCTGACAGAGTGGCGGGTACAATCGTGATTCCGGGTGAGCTGTTTTCCCTCTCTTCCCTTTCGACAAGCTGAAAGGTCGCTCGTGGAAAACGAATACCCTTCACTTTTAGAGGAGCGAATCTGAATTTGTATCGAGCAACTCTAACCGTTACGATGGAACGAACGTAAGAAAACAAGCCCGCCCAGCACCGGAAGCACAGGGTTCGACAACACGACCGGCAATAGAATCCCTGCGCGTTCCGGTCCTTTCTATCGGGCTTGAGTAGTCGGTGAACTACATCGCCATTTCAATGGCGAGCTTCTCGCTTCATCTGGCGCAGTGCCCTGCATCCATCCACGAAGGCACGTCCCATGCCTGGTTTGGTTT
Protein-coding regions in this window:
- a CDS encoding GNAT family N-acetyltransferase, translating into MNYGGRTMNRGMAHLPLPVIPIGAIPAKLSPRVGDIEDWRWRYRHFFFRGKIMNILETERLRLRKMTMDDAENLLKIFSDPIAMSFYPGTKTFDETMKWIKWTQSNYDQFGIGLWIVERKNDGVFVGQCGLVPQEVNGQPEIEIGYLFARDYWGQGFATEAAKGCRDWGFKHLDSPRLISLIDPSNAPSVRVAQRLGMKLSGSIKKWNKSIDVYAISRDRKV
- a CDS encoding M24 family metallopeptidase; translated protein: MESRRAKTLNYHGFLHDGTVWGKVRPAHGILGNRRLQEGDLLLFDLGVVPEGCCSDITLPSHTARSENSSGKSVNM
- a CDS encoding helix-hairpin-helix domain-containing protein — protein: MWEEKWYQRIDKWALATGVLALVVIGLIVLLISRQEETASVPTLPAYKPVQPAKPSVGNKDKATEIVVDVKGAINHPGVYKLSGGSRVLDAMKQAGGAAPSADLNRVNLAQPLADGMVVYIPRKGEQGPPPVVGASVSTPGGGTQKSTTDHGGKISLNSATAEQLDQLDGIGPSKAAAIIRYREEHGPFRSVDELANVPGIGEKTLAKFRDRLTVP
- a CDS encoding aminotransferase class I/II-fold pyridoxal phosphate-dependent enzyme → MRIETQLAQLGSNKETNTGAISYPVYYSTTYRHAGLGQSTGYDYTRTANPTRAVLEEAIARLEGGTAGFACSSGMAAVQTVMGLFARGDHLIVSLDLYGGTYRLFESLMTRYGLSFSYVDFRRLDEVKATIRPETRAFFVETPTNPLLQVTDLRAVCEIARCHGLITIVDNTFMTPYFQRPIECGADIVIHSATKYLGGHNDVLAGLIVTKGDELSERMAGLHNAIGAVLGPQDSWLLLRGMKTLALRMEKHQENAYQLAHFLRQHPLVDEVFYPALQSETWEVQTKQADGGGGMLSFRVKSPALVGPLLSSLRLIAFAESLGGVETLITYPHTQTHADIPEETRRKVGVCDRLLRLSVGIEYVDDLIADLAQALDQAERVWKEEKRDEVRDPIAPQW
- a CDS encoding homocysteine synthase → MSDTQQYGLETLAVHGGQEPDPTTNARAVPIYQTTSYVFNDTEHAANLFALKEFGNIYTRIMNPTQDVFEKRVAALEGGVGALATSSGQAAITYSILNIAKAGDEIVSSSSLYGGTYNLFHHTFPKLGITVRFVDPSDPENFKKAINEKTRAVYAEIIGNPKMDVLDVEAVAKVAHDAGLPLIVDNTLATPYLCRPIEFGADIVVHSATKFIGGHGTSIGGVIVDSGKFDWTNGKFPELTEPDPSYHGVSYTEAVGPLAYIIKARVQLLRDIGASISPFNAFLFLQGLETLHLRMERHSENALRVARFLQEHELVEWVSHPGLEGHPSYEKAKKYLPKGQGAIFTFGIKGGLEAGKKLIENLRLFSHLANVGDAKSLVIHPASTTHQQLTEEEQLAAGVTPELVRLSVGIESVDDLIADLDQALKKSQQVVTA
- the dcd gene encoding dCTP deaminase, which translates into the protein MTIKSDKWIRKMALEHGMIEPFIDRNVGKGEAVSFGLSSYGYDLRVADEFKIFHNALNTIIDPKQIDSNSFIDFKGDVCIIPPNSFALARSVEYFRIPENVLAVCVGKSTYARCGIITNVTPFEPGWEGHVTLEISNTTPLPAKIYANEGLCQVLFFESDEACEVSYRAKQGKYQHQRGITLPRV
- the comER gene encoding late competence protein ComER is translated as MKFGFIGTGSMGSNLVQAFVQSYAMQPDHIIVSNRTRDKAERLALDCPGIHVADHNLETARKADCIFLCVKPGDFRHVLDEIQDVVRPDQYVISITSPVMIRDLEEHLEGKIAKVIPSICHAALSGNSLLIPGTRFSDEDTQWLYQLFSCISEPLYIDEAHTRAASDLASCGPAFLANILEQWTRAAVKVTGLPEETAVSLVEQMVIGTGKLLSENGFTLQSLQDRVAVPGGITREGLHLLNDAFTPCFTRLFQLTHMKFSEDLHKVQQSFQRAEKKL
- a CDS encoding ornithine--oxo-acid transaminase, with product MSRNQALIELTDKYGARNYHPLPIVISKAEGVWVEDADGNKYMDMLSAYSALNHGHRHPRLIAALKEQADKVTLTSRAFHNDQLGLFYEKVAQLTGKEMILPMNTGAEAVETALKAARRWAYDVKKVPENQAEIIVCENNFHGRTITAVSLSSSDEYKRGFGPLTPGFKIIPYGDVEALKAAITPNTAAFLVEPIQGEAGVIVPPEGYLREAYQVCKEHNVLFIADEIQTGFGRTGQLFACDWEDVRPDLYVMGKALGGGVMPISAVAGDKEVMGVFEPGSHGSTFGGNPLACAVSVAALDVLVEEKLPQRSRELGEYFMAELKQIQNPIIKEIRGKGLFIGMELFEPARPHCERLAEEGLLCKETHENTIRFAPPLTITKEELDWALDKIRKVMTA
- a CDS encoding aminotransferase class I/II-fold pyridoxal phosphate-dependent enzyme, which translates into the protein MKFATRLLHNGNEICPRTGAASIPMYLASTYHQFDLDQPGRYDYARSGNPTREALEKTIAELESGSRGFAFSSGMAAVSTVLLLFSSGDHLVASQDLYGGTYRVMAEVLPRLGITVDFVDTTDLNRVEAAIRPNTKGIYIETPSNPTLKVTDIAGTAEIARRHGALLMVDNTFLSPVYQNPLLLGADIVIHSATKFIGGHSDVVAGLVAVKDPDLAERIGFLQNAIGAVLGVQDAWLVLRGIKTLKTRMDTATRSAETIARALANHPEVQRVYYTGLPSHPGHRLQCQQSSGHGAVLSFDVGSGERAREVLSRVRLPIVAVSLGAVESILSYPAKMSHAAMPQHVREQHGITDGLLRLSVGLEDVDDLLNDLDQALSIRTVSVASNR